A genomic stretch from Kribbella amoyensis includes:
- a CDS encoding sugar isomerase domain-containing protein — protein MSAQSYVHTLTPILAAVTEQIDGPIQQAADLVTASLRADGVIQAFGSGHSEALAMEIAGRAGGLIATNRIALRDLVLLGGEPVELLRGGELERDPSISRKLYDLSAAQPNDLFVIASNSGVNGSIVEFAAVVKEKGHPLIAITSLQHTAGVESRHPSGKKLIDFADVVLDNHAPYGDSVLDLPDGGKVCAVSSITAALIAQLLVAEVLRRLTEAGETPPVYLSANIPGGDDHNHALEAKYAGRIRRTA, from the coding sequence GTGAGCGCGCAATCGTATGTTCACACGCTGACACCGATTCTCGCCGCGGTCACCGAGCAGATCGACGGCCCGATCCAGCAGGCCGCCGACCTGGTGACGGCCTCGCTGCGCGCCGACGGCGTCATCCAGGCCTTCGGGTCCGGTCACTCCGAGGCGCTCGCGATGGAGATCGCCGGCCGCGCCGGCGGGCTGATCGCCACCAACCGGATCGCGCTGCGCGACCTGGTCCTGCTCGGCGGCGAGCCGGTCGAGCTGCTCCGCGGGGGCGAACTGGAACGCGACCCGTCGATCTCGCGCAAGTTGTACGACCTGTCCGCGGCCCAGCCGAACGACCTGTTCGTGATCGCCTCCAACTCGGGCGTGAACGGCTCGATCGTCGAGTTCGCCGCCGTGGTCAAGGAGAAGGGTCACCCGCTGATCGCGATCACGTCGCTGCAGCACACCGCCGGGGTGGAGTCACGGCACCCGTCCGGCAAGAAGCTGATCGACTTCGCCGACGTGGTACTGGACAACCACGCGCCGTACGGCGACTCTGTGCTCGACCTCCCCGACGGGGGGAAGGTCTGCGCCGTGTCGTCCATCACCGCCGCGCTGATCGCGCAGCTGCTGGTCGCCGAGGTCCTGCGCCGGCTCACCGAGGCCGGCGAGACCCCACCGGTCTACCTGTCCGCGAACATCCCGGGCGGCGACGACCACAACCACGCCCTTGAAGCAAAGTACGCCGGCCGGATCCGTCGTACTGCCTGA
- a CDS encoding N-acetylglucosamine kinase translates to MPANALVLGGDLGGTSTRIVIADHDGKVVGRGAAAGGNPTSHPASAAANFGQAIHQALAGLGDGPLDPTMVKAAVIGAAGGSALSKPEVRAQFDAAWTGAGLVCAPDFIGDLEVAFASGTPASDGVVLIAGTGAAAGLVRDHRLIRTADGHGWLLGDDGSGFWLGREALRSLLRALDLGEPIGALGEAVVAAVLPDRDPDAVAQREGYDVLRDDLIRTVNSRPPVLLAELARTVVSSYEQDDPTARALVKRAADLLTETVRRVRTTSDNGPLVLAGSVAGDSSPVGRLLRQNLRDHFPGDVLTARDGVGGATWLALGALDPALATRANHTRLVS, encoded by the coding sequence ATGCCAGCCAATGCACTGGTCCTGGGCGGCGACCTCGGCGGCACCTCCACCCGGATCGTGATCGCGGACCACGACGGCAAGGTAGTCGGTCGGGGCGCCGCCGCGGGCGGCAACCCCACCAGTCATCCGGCCAGCGCGGCGGCCAACTTCGGTCAGGCGATTCACCAGGCACTGGCCGGGCTCGGCGACGGCCCGCTCGATCCCACGATGGTGAAGGCGGCGGTGATCGGCGCGGCCGGCGGCTCGGCGCTGTCCAAGCCCGAGGTGCGGGCCCAGTTCGACGCGGCCTGGACCGGGGCCGGTCTGGTCTGCGCACCGGACTTCATCGGTGATCTGGAGGTCGCGTTCGCCTCCGGGACGCCGGCGTCCGACGGCGTCGTCCTGATCGCCGGGACCGGCGCCGCGGCCGGTCTGGTCCGCGACCACCGGCTGATCCGGACCGCGGACGGGCACGGCTGGCTGCTCGGCGACGACGGTTCCGGCTTCTGGCTCGGCCGGGAGGCTTTGCGCAGCCTGTTGCGCGCTCTCGATCTCGGCGAGCCGATCGGCGCACTCGGCGAGGCGGTCGTCGCGGCCGTGCTGCCCGACCGCGATCCGGACGCCGTCGCCCAGCGTGAGGGGTACGACGTGCTGCGTGACGACCTGATTCGCACCGTGAACTCGCGTCCCCCGGTCCTGCTGGCCGAGCTGGCCCGGACCGTGGTCAGCAGCTACGAGCAGGACGACCCGACGGCGCGGGCGCTGGTGAAACGCGCAGCGGACCTGCTCACAGAAACGGTGCGCCGGGTCCGGACAACGTCGGACAACGGCCCGCTGGTGCTGGCCGGAAGTGTCGCCGGGGACTCCTCGCCGGTCGGCCGGTTGCTCCGGCAGAACCTGCGCGACCACTTCCCCGGCGACGTCCTCACCGCCCGCGACGGGGTCGGCGGCGCCACCTGGCTCGCCCTCGGCGCCCTCGACCCCGCCCTGGCGACCCGCGCCAACCACACCCGCCTGGTCAGCTGA
- the argG gene encoding argininosuccinate synthase yields MSKVLTSLPVGERVGIAFSGGLDTSVAVAWMRDKGAVPCTYTADIGQYDEPDIASVPARATAYGAEVARLVDCRAALVEEGLAALACGAFHIRSGGRSYFNTTPLGRAVTGTLLVRAMLEDDVQIWGDGSTFKGNDIERFYRYGLLANPSLRIYKPWLDADFVTELGGRKEMSEWLATHDLPYRDSTEKAYSTDANIWGATHEAKSLEHLDTGLEIVEPIMGVKFWDPTVEIPAEDVTIGFEQGRPVTINGKEFASAVDLVLEANAIGGRHGLGMSDQIENRIIEAKSRGIYEAPGMALLHAGYERLVNAIHNEDTLATYHSEGRRLGRLMYEGRWLDPQALMLRESLQRWVGTAVTGEVTLRLRRGEDYSILDTTGPAFSYHPDKLSMERTEDSAFGPLDRIGQLTMRNLDIADSRAKLEQYAGLGMVGSSHPALIGAAQAASTGLIGAMDQGGAEAIASRGETAEEEILLDRAAMEFGTD; encoded by the coding sequence ATGTCCAAGGTGCTTACGTCCCTCCCCGTCGGTGAACGCGTCGGGATCGCCTTCTCCGGCGGTCTCGATACCTCCGTTGCGGTGGCGTGGATGCGCGACAAGGGTGCGGTGCCCTGCACCTACACCGCCGACATCGGCCAGTACGACGAGCCCGACATCGCCTCGGTCCCCGCCCGCGCCACCGCGTACGGGGCGGAGGTCGCGCGGCTGGTCGACTGCCGGGCCGCGCTGGTGGAGGAGGGCCTGGCCGCGCTGGCCTGTGGGGCGTTCCACATCCGCTCCGGCGGCCGCAGCTACTTCAACACCACGCCGCTCGGGCGGGCCGTGACCGGGACGCTGCTGGTCCGGGCGATGCTCGAGGACGACGTGCAGATCTGGGGCGACGGCTCCACCTTCAAGGGCAACGACATCGAGCGGTTCTACCGGTACGGCCTGCTGGCGAACCCGTCGCTGCGGATCTACAAGCCGTGGCTGGACGCGGACTTCGTCACCGAGCTCGGCGGCCGTAAGGAGATGTCGGAGTGGCTCGCCACCCACGACCTGCCGTACCGGGACAGCACCGAGAAGGCGTACTCGACCGACGCGAACATCTGGGGCGCGACGCACGAGGCCAAGTCGCTGGAGCACCTGGACACCGGACTCGAGATCGTCGAGCCGATCATGGGCGTGAAGTTCTGGGACCCGACGGTGGAGATCCCGGCCGAGGACGTCACAATCGGGTTCGAGCAGGGCCGGCCGGTGACGATCAACGGCAAGGAGTTCGCCTCCGCGGTCGACCTGGTGCTGGAGGCCAACGCGATCGGCGGCCGGCACGGGCTGGGCATGTCGGACCAGATCGAGAACCGGATCATCGAGGCCAAGAGCCGGGGTATCTACGAGGCGCCCGGGATGGCGCTGCTGCACGCGGGGTACGAGCGGCTGGTGAACGCGATCCACAACGAGGACACGCTCGCGACGTACCACAGCGAGGGCCGGCGGCTCGGCCGGCTGATGTACGAGGGCCGCTGGCTGGACCCGCAGGCGCTGATGCTGCGGGAGTCGCTGCAGCGGTGGGTCGGGACCGCGGTCACCGGCGAGGTGACGTTGCGGCTGCGGCGGGGCGAGGACTACTCGATCCTCGACACCACCGGGCCGGCCTTCAGCTACCACCCGGACAAGCTGTCGATGGAGCGGACCGAGGACTCCGCGTTCGGCCCGCTGGACCGGATCGGCCAGCTGACCATGCGCAACCTCGACATCGCCGACTCCCGGGCCAAGCTGGAGCAGTACGCGGGCCTCGGCATGGTCGGCAGCTCGCACCCGGCCCTGATCGGCGCGGCCCAGGCCGCCTCGACCGGCCTGATCGGTGCGATGGACCAAGGCGGCGCCGAGGCGATCGCGTCCCGCGGCGAGACCGCCGAGGAGGAGATCCTGCTCGACCGGGCCGCGATGGAGTTCGGCACCGACTGA
- the ngcE gene encoding N-acetylglucosamine/diacetylchitobiose ABC transporter substrate-binding protein — MLTRRALLQGGLAGVALAGCASGEEGPVTDAGNPFGVAGETPVEVVVSEEYGGFAAPQYRRRYEKAVVTVTPTKQLRDLLQSRFAAGSPPDAVLNTGAKALTVSRLVADNHLADLGPLLDAPSWENKDVPVKDTMLPGLLDAGRYEGTQRSLNYVVDVYGLWYSAQLFQKRGWDVPRTWPELLALGAEMKAAGVGPFTYAGVHPYYVLESVLTLAVKTGGHDVVKRIDNLEDGAWKDKNVIRAITAFGELTKRGLIAPGSQQLDHLGSQTRLVTSKAGLLPCGNWLENEMKAVIPPNFGLTMIGLPPLDGSAALPRGVHIAPTAPLLVAEKAKNKAGGLEYLRAMLSKEVAAQVTSETNQLTVVRGAADGLEISTALRSARDLLNAAGDQAIRWYFDSWYPEFATTAGRLTAQYLTGAFRPDEWAAGVQAAADKLKQDKAVTKYHRD; from the coding sequence ATGCTGACTCGGCGGGCTTTGCTGCAAGGGGGTCTGGCCGGTGTGGCGCTGGCCGGCTGTGCTTCGGGCGAGGAGGGGCCGGTCACGGACGCGGGGAACCCGTTCGGCGTCGCCGGGGAGACCCCGGTCGAGGTGGTCGTCTCCGAGGAGTACGGCGGGTTCGCGGCCCCGCAGTACCGGCGCAGGTACGAGAAGGCGGTCGTCACCGTCACGCCGACGAAGCAGTTGCGCGATCTGTTGCAGTCCCGGTTCGCCGCGGGGAGCCCGCCGGACGCCGTCCTGAACACGGGCGCGAAGGCGCTCACCGTGAGCCGCCTGGTCGCGGACAACCACCTCGCCGACCTCGGCCCGCTGCTGGACGCGCCCTCCTGGGAGAACAAGGACGTCCCGGTCAAGGACACGATGCTGCCCGGCCTGCTCGACGCCGGCCGGTACGAGGGCACGCAGCGCTCGCTGAACTACGTCGTCGACGTGTACGGCCTGTGGTACTCGGCCCAGCTCTTCCAGAAGCGCGGCTGGGACGTGCCGCGGACGTGGCCCGAGTTGCTCGCGCTGGGTGCCGAGATGAAGGCCGCGGGCGTCGGGCCGTTCACGTACGCGGGAGTGCACCCGTACTACGTGCTGGAGTCCGTGCTCACGCTCGCGGTGAAGACCGGCGGCCACGACGTGGTCAAGCGGATCGACAACCTCGAGGACGGGGCCTGGAAGGACAAGAACGTGATCCGCGCGATCACCGCGTTCGGTGAGCTCACCAAGCGCGGCCTGATCGCGCCGGGCAGCCAGCAGCTGGACCACCTCGGCTCGCAGACCCGGCTGGTCACGTCGAAGGCCGGCCTGCTGCCGTGCGGGAACTGGCTGGAGAACGAGATGAAGGCCGTCATCCCGCCGAACTTCGGGCTGACCATGATCGGGCTCCCGCCGCTGGACGGATCGGCCGCGCTGCCGCGGGGGGTCCACATCGCGCCGACCGCGCCGCTGCTGGTCGCGGAGAAGGCGAAGAACAAGGCCGGCGGGCTCGAGTACCTGCGGGCGATGCTGTCCAAGGAGGTCGCGGCCCAGGTCACCAGCGAGACGAACCAGCTGACCGTGGTCCGCGGCGCCGCCGACGGGCTGGAGATCAGCACCGCGTTGCGCTCGGCCCGGGACCTGCTGAACGCCGCCGGCGACCAGGCGATCCGCTGGTACTTCGACAGCTGGTACCCCGAGTTCGCGACCACGGCCGGCCGGCTGACCGCGCAGTACCTGACCGGCGCGTTCCGCCCGGACGAGTGGGCCGCCGGGGTCCAGGCGGCGGCCGACAAACTCAAGCAGGACAAGGCGGTCACCAAGTACCACCGTGACTGA
- a CDS encoding GAF and ANTAR domain-containing protein — MSDRSEQFGELAMHLHDQDGVLATVEGVLQFAVEALHYDHASVMLMNRKRAETIAATDPLVTLADQLQVDLGEGPSLLAISRRDNVLVRDTVGDARWPKWSPTAAEAGIRSVLALRLYTAHSTSGVLNPASSEPYRFGEGEAEAAQLLALHASIAVASARQEESLKLAVDARKEVGQAVGRLMERYGLDAVRAFAVLKRYSQDTNQRLSVVADLVNRTGRLPA; from the coding sequence ATGTCTGACCGTTCCGAGCAGTTCGGCGAGCTCGCGATGCACCTGCACGATCAGGACGGCGTGCTCGCGACCGTGGAGGGCGTGCTGCAATTCGCCGTCGAGGCGCTGCATTACGACCACGCGTCGGTGATGCTGATGAACCGGAAGCGGGCCGAGACGATCGCCGCGACGGACCCGCTGGTCACCCTCGCGGACCAGTTGCAGGTCGATCTCGGCGAGGGACCGAGCCTGCTCGCGATCAGCCGGCGCGACAACGTCCTGGTCAGGGACACCGTCGGCGACGCCCGGTGGCCCAAGTGGTCCCCGACGGCGGCGGAGGCCGGGATCCGCAGTGTGCTCGCGCTCCGGCTGTACACGGCACACTCCACCAGCGGCGTGCTGAACCCGGCGTCCTCCGAGCCCTACCGGTTCGGCGAAGGCGAGGCGGAGGCCGCCCAGTTGCTCGCGTTGCACGCTTCGATCGCGGTCGCGTCTGCCCGGCAGGAGGAGTCGCTCAAGCTGGCCGTGGACGCCCGGAAGGAGGTCGGCCAGGCGGTCGGCCGGCTGATGGAGCGGTACGGCCTCGACGCGGTCCGTGCGTTCGCCGTGCTGAAGCGCTACTCCCAGGACACCAACCAGCGGCTGAGTGTCGTGGCCGACCTGGTGAACCGCACCGGCCGGTTGCCCGCGTGA
- a CDS encoding carbohydrate ABC transporter permease, with product MTTTHEAVPGGGPKRSVTRRRRPLTFDRASFMVVFLGLPLVIFVVFVVSPFVQALYYSLTDWSGFSAGQNFVGFDNYVRLFHDDIFLKAVRNNVLLAIVVPIVTIVLALTLATLVTIGGSGTGTVRGLRNSGFYRIVSFFPYVIPAIVIGLIWAQVFTPGSGILDALLTKIGLEQFENYAWLGDARTAMPASMFVMIWGFVGFYMVLFIAAIRGIEPEVFEAARIDGAGRFRSAVSITVPLIRDNVQTAYIYLGIAALDAFVYMQALNPGGGPQNSTLVMPQQLFTTAFTKGQFGYSTAMGVILAAVTMLFALLVFTVNALTGGRERKVKGRR from the coding sequence GTGACCACGACGCACGAGGCTGTGCCGGGAGGCGGACCCAAGCGGTCCGTCACCCGGCGCCGCCGGCCGCTGACCTTCGACCGGGCCAGCTTCATGGTCGTGTTCCTCGGCCTGCCGTTGGTGATCTTCGTGGTCTTCGTGGTCTCGCCGTTCGTGCAGGCGCTGTACTACTCGCTGACCGACTGGTCCGGGTTCAGCGCGGGGCAGAACTTCGTCGGCTTCGACAACTACGTGCGGCTGTTCCACGACGACATCTTCCTGAAGGCCGTGCGCAACAACGTCCTGCTCGCGATCGTGGTCCCGATCGTGACGATCGTCCTGGCGCTGACCCTCGCCACGCTCGTGACGATCGGCGGCTCTGGCACCGGGACCGTCCGCGGGCTGCGCAACTCCGGCTTCTACCGGATCGTCTCGTTCTTCCCGTACGTGATCCCCGCGATCGTGATCGGCCTGATCTGGGCCCAGGTGTTCACCCCGGGCTCGGGCATCCTGGACGCGCTGCTGACGAAGATCGGGCTCGAGCAGTTCGAGAACTACGCCTGGCTCGGCGACGCGCGGACCGCGATGCCGGCGTCGATGTTCGTGATGATCTGGGGCTTCGTCGGCTTCTACATGGTGCTGTTCATCGCCGCCATCCGGGGCATCGAGCCCGAGGTGTTCGAGGCGGCCCGGATCGACGGCGCCGGCCGGTTCCGCAGTGCGGTGTCGATCACCGTGCCGCTGATCCGCGACAACGTGCAGACGGCGTACATCTACCTCGGGATCGCCGCGCTCGACGCCTTCGTCTACATGCAGGCGCTGAACCCCGGCGGCGGACCGCAGAACTCGACCCTGGTGATGCCTCAGCAGCTGTTCACCACTGCCTTCACCAAGGGCCAGTTCGGCTACTCGACGGCGATGGGCGTGATCCTCGCCGCGGTGACGATGCTGTTCGCGCTCCTGGTGTTCACGGTGAACGCGCTGACCGGCGGACGTGAGCGGAAAGTGAAGGGACGCCGATGA
- the ngcE gene encoding N-acetylglucosamine/diacetylchitobiose ABC transporter substrate-binding protein, which translates to MSTPHNMSRRLFLQRAAVGTLMATGGSTLLAACAGSGSDDSGSDSGGAEKSADNPFGMAEKAAIEAVIFNGGYGYDYVQFAANLVQQKFGGSTVKVSPSTEIAQQLQPRFVGGNPPDLIDNSGKAQIGFGTILDQLETLDDIFEANNYEGTKIADTLYPGAKNPGTFDGKFVALNYVLTLYGLWYSESLFKENGWEVPKTYDGLLDLGAKAKAKGKYLFVWGKEAATYYHTMAVDGAIKEGGDEVRLALENLEENCWSKPQIQSIFKALETMVKNGYFVPGGAGTQFTAAQAKWSNDQQAILYPSGSWIENEMKKATKSGFDMKGVPEPTVTDSPKLPYEALRSAAGEPFIVPSKGKNVAGGKELLRAMLSKEAATNFAKTRLAPTIVKGLIPADGFGSTALQSQTQMLDAAGTNVFDYQFVGLYGMNTDNLVVWNSFLSGQLDAAGLTKGLQQITDKVRNDSSVKKIPVTK; encoded by the coding sequence ATGAGCACTCCCCACAACATGTCGCGGCGGCTGTTCCTGCAGCGCGCGGCGGTCGGCACCCTGATGGCCACGGGAGGCAGCACGTTGCTGGCCGCCTGCGCCGGCAGCGGCAGCGACGACAGCGGTTCCGACAGTGGTGGCGCCGAGAAGTCTGCGGACAACCCGTTCGGCATGGCGGAGAAGGCGGCCATCGAGGCGGTCATCTTCAACGGCGGTTACGGGTACGACTACGTGCAGTTCGCGGCCAACCTCGTGCAGCAGAAGTTCGGGGGTTCGACGGTCAAGGTCTCTCCGTCCACCGAGATCGCCCAGCAGCTGCAGCCGCGCTTCGTCGGCGGCAACCCGCCGGACCTGATCGACAACTCCGGCAAGGCCCAGATCGGCTTCGGCACGATCCTGGACCAGCTGGAGACGCTGGACGACATCTTCGAGGCCAACAACTACGAGGGCACGAAGATCGCCGACACCCTGTACCCGGGCGCCAAGAACCCCGGCACCTTCGACGGCAAGTTCGTCGCGCTGAACTACGTGCTCACGCTGTACGGCCTGTGGTACTCCGAGAGCCTGTTCAAGGAGAACGGCTGGGAGGTGCCGAAGACCTACGACGGGCTGCTCGACCTCGGCGCCAAGGCCAAGGCGAAGGGCAAGTACCTGTTCGTCTGGGGCAAGGAAGCCGCGACCTACTACCACACGATGGCCGTCGACGGCGCGATCAAGGAGGGTGGCGACGAGGTCCGGCTGGCGCTGGAGAACCTCGAGGAGAACTGCTGGTCGAAGCCGCAGATCCAGAGCATCTTCAAGGCCCTGGAGACCATGGTCAAGAACGGCTACTTCGTCCCGGGCGGCGCCGGCACCCAGTTCACCGCCGCGCAGGCGAAGTGGAGCAACGACCAGCAGGCGATCCTCTACCCGTCGGGCTCGTGGATCGAGAACGAGATGAAGAAGGCCACCAAGTCCGGCTTCGACATGAAGGGCGTCCCGGAGCCGACCGTCACCGACAGCCCGAAGCTGCCGTACGAGGCGCTGCGCAGCGCGGCCGGTGAGCCGTTCATCGTCCCGTCCAAGGGCAAGAACGTTGCCGGCGGCAAGGAGCTGCTGCGGGCGATGCTGTCCAAGGAGGCGGCGACCAACTTCGCCAAGACCCGGCTCGCGCCGACGATCGTCAAGGGCCTGATTCCCGCCGACGGCTTCGGTTCGACCGCGCTGCAGTCGCAGACGCAGATGCTGGACGCCGCCGGCACCAACGTCTTCGACTACCAGTTCGTCGGTCTGTACGGCATGAACACCGACAACCTGGTGGTCTGGAACTCCTTCCTGTCCGGCCAGCTGGACGCGGCCGGCCTGACGAAGGGTCTGCAGCAGATCACCGACAAGGTGCGCAACGACAGCTCCGTCAAGAAGATCCCGGTCACCAAGTGA
- a CDS encoding carbohydrate ABC transporter permease, whose product MTTTAADRSDAVAGSRAPGQRAREGRGVATTAHIALILWSLLVILPLVWTLLSSFKTSQEVLGNPLSLPSALRFENYANAWTTAGIGRYFLNTVIVVGSALVLVMILGAMCAYVLARFTFPGNRLIYYSMLAGLTFPVFLAIVPLFFVLKNLALLNTLPGLIITYVAFALPFTVFFLHSFFKALPGEIYEAAQIDGAGEWRTFFSVMLPMAKPGMASVAIFNFLGLWNQFLLPVALNTDSKNYVLSQGMASFASQAGYAVDFGALFAAVVITVAPVLVVYIIFQRQLQVSVTAGGVK is encoded by the coding sequence ATGACAACCACCGCCGCCGACCGATCGGACGCCGTCGCCGGATCCCGCGCGCCCGGCCAGCGGGCCCGGGAGGGCAGGGGCGTGGCCACGACCGCCCACATCGCGCTGATCCTGTGGTCGCTGCTGGTGATCCTGCCGCTGGTGTGGACGCTGCTGTCCTCGTTCAAGACGTCGCAGGAGGTCCTGGGGAACCCGCTGTCGCTGCCGAGCGCGCTGCGGTTCGAGAACTACGCCAACGCCTGGACCACGGCCGGTATCGGCCGCTACTTCCTGAACACGGTGATCGTCGTCGGCTCCGCCCTGGTGCTGGTGATGATCCTCGGTGCCATGTGCGCGTACGTGCTGGCCAGGTTCACGTTCCCCGGCAACCGGCTGATCTACTACTCGATGCTGGCCGGTCTGACGTTCCCGGTCTTCCTGGCGATCGTGCCGCTGTTCTTCGTGCTGAAGAACCTGGCGCTGCTGAACACCCTGCCCGGGTTGATCATCACGTACGTCGCGTTCGCGCTGCCGTTCACGGTCTTCTTCCTGCACAGCTTCTTCAAGGCGCTGCCGGGCGAGATCTACGAGGCGGCGCAGATCGACGGTGCCGGTGAGTGGCGGACGTTCTTCTCGGTGATGCTGCCGATGGCGAAGCCGGGCATGGCGTCGGTCGCGATCTTCAACTTCCTGGGATTGTGGAACCAGTTCCTGCTCCCGGTCGCGCTGAACACCGACTCGAAGAACTATGTGCTCTCGCAGGGGATGGCCTCGTTCGCATCGCAGGCCGGCTATGCGGTGGACTTCGGGGCCTTGTTCGCGGCCGTAGTGATCACCGTGGCGCCGGTACTGGTCGTCTACATCATCTTCCAGCGTCAGCTGCAGGTCTCCGTGACTGCCGGAGGCGTGAAGTAG